The proteins below come from a single Alligator mississippiensis isolate rAllMis1 chromosome 2, rAllMis1, whole genome shotgun sequence genomic window:
- the GPR132 gene encoding probable G-protein coupled receptor 132, with amino-acid sequence MMNESNCSCQHMPVQKSEILLVAVYSIVFAIGLPANCFTAYLTWLQIKKRNILAIYLFSLSLCELMYLSTLPLWIVYVQNEHQWTMGSETCIITGYIFFCNIYISILMLCCISIDRYVAVVYSLESRGTRDQRTAVFITVVIFALVAVIHCPVFFLDDGKQTLEKKTCFETLPLQPTLAYFGIARSLCGFIIPFAIISFTNYKIFQNTNRSSGLNVHQKAKVKYLAIAIIIIFLMCFAPYHVVLLIRAVHYFLSPVHSCCFEQKIYTTFVVFLCFSTANSIADPIIYVLASNNVRKEFYSSLRSWQRNMSITLRTDSAKSRESQDAAHATENKTLK; translated from the coding sequence ATGATGAATGAATCAAACTGCTCGTGTCAACATATGCCTGTTCAAAAGAGTGAGATACTTCTGGTTGCAGTCTACAGTATTGTTTTTGCCATCGGTCTGCCAGCAAATTGCTTTACTGCCTACTTAACATGGCTACAAATCAAAAAGCGCAATATACTTGCCATTTACCTTTTCAGCTTATCATTATGTGAGCTGATGTATTTGAGTACCCTGCCTCTCTGGATTGTCTATGTACAAAATGAGCACCAGTGGACGATGGGATCAGAAACTTGCATCATAACAGgatatatctttttctgcaacaTATACATCAGCATTCTGATGCTGTGCTGTATATCTATTGATCGCTATGTGGCAGTAGTATACTCTTTGGAATCCAGAGGGACTAGAGATCAGAGAACTGCAGTTTTCATCACAGTTGTTATCTTTGCTCTAGTGGCAGTAATCCACTGTCCAGTGTTTTTTCTTGATGATGGCAAACAGACTTTAGAGAAGAAAACCTGCTTTGAGACCTTACCACTTCAGCCAACACTGGCTTATTTTGGCATTGCCAGGTCCCTATGTGGATTTATCATTCCCTTTGCAATCATCAGTTTCACAAACTACAAAATTTTCCAAAATACGAACAGAAGCAGCGGCTTAAATGTTCACCAGAAAGCTAAAGTGAAGTACCTGGCAATTGCCATCATCATTATTTTCCTCATGTGCTTTGCTCCCTATCATGTGGTGCTCCTAATAAGAGCCGTACACTATTTTTTATCTCCAGTTCATTCATGCTGTTTTGAACAGAAAATATATACCACATTCGTGGTATTTTTGTGTTTCTCCACTGCAAACAGCATCGCAGATCCAATCATCTATGTACTGGCTAGCAACAATGTCAGAAAAGAATTTTACAGCAGTCTGAGAAGCTGGCAACGTAACATGTCCATCACCCTGAGGACCGATAGCGCCAAGTCAAGAGAATCACAGGACGCAGCACAtgcaacagaaaacaaaactttaaagTAA